CTTGCCGTCGCCCACGACGACCAACGCCGCAAAGCCGAAGCGCTTGCCGCCCTTCACGGTCTTCGAGACGCGGTTGATGTGGACCAGCTTCTCGATCAGCTCCTCGCCGCCGTCCTCGGCACCACGACGATCGTCGCGACGCCCACGGTTGCCGTCACGGCCGCCGCGACCACGATCGCCGCCGCCCGGGCCACGGCCACGGCCGCCGCGGGGACCGCGACCGCCGGCGGGACCGCCCTGCTGCGCGTCCTGCTGCGGGGCGCTCTCGGCGCCGGCAGCCTGCTGCACGGTGTTTTCGTCAGCCATCACTTAGAACTCCAGTCCGGCTTCGCGAGCCGCTTCGGCGAGCGCCTTGACGCGGCCGTGGAACAGGAAGCCACCACGGTCGAACACGACCTGGGTGACACCGGCTGCCTTCGCCGCTTCCGCGACCCGCTTGCCGACCTCGGTCGCCGCAGCGACGTTGGCGCCCGACTTGTCGCGCACGCCCTTTTCCAGAGTCGACGCGGCCGCGACGGTCTTGCCCGCCTCGTCGTCGATCACTTGGGCATAGATGTGCTTGCCCGAACGATGCACGGACAGCCGCGGACGACCGCCGGCACGCGCCTTCAGCGTGGTACGATTGCGCCGGCGGCGCTTCTCGAACAGAGAGAGACCCTTGGTCATTACTTCTTCTTCCCTTCCTTGCGGAAGATGAACTCGCCGTCGTACTTGATGCCCTTGCCCTTGTACGGCTCGGGCTTGCGCCAGCGGCGGATCTCGGCGGCCAGCTGGCCGACCTTCTGCTTGTCCGAACCGCTGATCTCGACGGTGGTGGCGTCCGGCGTCTTCACCTCGATGCCTTCCGGCACGTCGATGTTGACGTCGTGGCTATAGCCGAGCTGCAGCTTCAGGGTCTTGCCCTGCGCCGCGGCGCGATAGCCGACGCCGGTGATGACCAGCTTCTTCGAGAAGCCCGTCGTCACGCCGGTGACCAGGTTCTGCACCAGCGTGCGCTGCATGCCCCAGAAGGCGCGGGCGCGCTTGGTGTCGTTCGCGGGGGTCACGCCGATGGCGTCCGCCTGGACGTCATAGGCGATCTCGTCGGCGAGCGGCATCGACAGGGTGCCCTTGGGACCCTTCACGCTCAGCACCTTGTCGGCGATGGTCGCGGTGACGCCGGCCGGAACCGGGACCGCCTTCTTACCGATGCGGCTCATCAGAACACCTCCGCCAGGACTTCGCCGCCGACGTTCTGCTCGCGCGCCTCGGCGTCGGAGAGCACGCCGCGGGGCGTCGACACGATGGTGATGCCCAGGCCGTTGCGCACGCGCGGCAGGTCCTGCGCACCCGAATAGATGCGGCGGCCCGGCTTCGACACGCGAGCGAGATGCTTGATCGCCGGCTGGCCTTCGAAATACTTCAGCTCGACGCGGATGCCGGCCGCGGGGCCCATCTGCTCTTCGCTGTAGCCACGGATATAGCCTTCGCGCTGGAGAACGTCGAGCACGCGGGCGCGCAGCTTCGACGCCGGCGTCAGGACGGAGTCCTTGCGCGCGCGCTGGCCGTTGCGGATGCGGGTGAGCAGGTCACCCAGGGGATCGGTCACTGCCATGATCTAATCCTTACCAGCTCGACTTCGTGAGGCCGGGGATCATGCCCTTGTTGGCAAGATCACGCAGCATGACGCGCGCGAGGCGGAACTTGCGGTAGTAAGCGCGCGGGCGGCCGGTGATCTCGCAACGGTTGCGGATCCGGGTCGGGTTCGCGTTTCGCGGCAGCTCCGCCATCTTGAGGCGGGCGATCAGACGCTCGCTCTCGTCCAGACTCTCATCGTTAGCCTGGGCCTTCAGCTTCGCAAACTTGCCGGCATATTGCTTCACCAGCTTCTTGCGACGCTCGTTCTTGTTGATCGAACTCAGTTTCGCCATGGACTTAAGCTCTTCTTCCTAAGCTCCCCAGCCGCAAACGGCAGGGGTGGGGGAGGGAAGGACCGAGGCGAGCGATGCTCGTTGCGGCCCCTCCCCTGTCCCGATTACGCCGCCTTCTTCTCTTCGGCGACTTCGGGCTGCGGGAACGGGAAGCCGAACAGACGCAGCAGCTCGCGCGCTTCGTCGTCGGTCTTCGCCGAGGTGGTGACGATCACGTCCATGCCGCGCACCTTGTCGACGCGGTCATAGCTGATCTCGGGGAAAATGATCTGTTCCTTGATGCCGCAGGCATAGTTGCCGCGACCGTCGAAAGACTTGGGGTTCAGACCACGAAAGTCGCGAACGCGCGGCAGCGCGATCGTGATGAAGCGATCGAGGAACTCGTACATGCGCTCGCGGCGAAGGGTGACCTTCACGCCGATCGGCATGCCCTCGCGCAGCTTGAACTGCGCGATCGACTTCTTCGCCTTGGTGATGACCGGCTTCTGACCGGCGATCAGCTCCATCTCGGACGCCGCCTGATCGACGCGCTTCTTGTCCTGGGTCGCCTCGCCGACGCCCATGTTGAGCACGATCTTCTCGATCCGGGGGATCTCGTTCACGTTCTGGTAACCGAACTTCTCGGTCATCGCCTTGATGATGCGATCCTCGTAGATCGCCTTCATGCGGGGCTTGTAGGCATCAGCCATCGATCTTCTCCCCGGTCTTGACGGCCACGCGGACCTTCTTGCCATCCTGCGTCTCGAAACGGACGCGGGTCGGCTTGCCGTCGGCGGTCACGTGCGCGACCTTCGAGATGTGCAGCGGCGCCTCGATCTTCTCGAGACCGCCCTGCGGGTTCGCCTGGGTCGGCTTGCGGTGCCGGGTCGCGACGTTGACGCCGCCGACCACGACCTTGCCATCCTTCGGCATCGCCTGCGTGACCGTGCCGGTCTTGCCCTTGTCCTTGCCGGACAGGACGATGACTTGGTCACCCTTCTTGATCTTCGCGGCGGCCATTACAGCACCTCGGGCGCAAGAGAGATGATCTTCATGTGCTTCTTGCCACGAAGCTCGCGCACGACCGGGCCGAAGATACGGGTGCCGATCGGCTCCTCGTTCTTGTTGACCAGGACGGCGGCGTTGCCGTCGAAGCGGATGGTCGAACCATCGGCACGGTGGATGTCCTTGGCGGTGCGGACGATGACGGCGCGATGCACGTCACCCTTCTTCACCTTGCCGCGGGGCTGCGCTTCCTTGATGCTGACGACGATGATGTCGCCGACCGATGCCGTGCGACGCTTCGAGCCGCCCAGCACCTTGATGCACTGCACCCGCTTCGCGCCGCTGTTGTCAGCGACGTCGAGATTGGACTGCATCTGGATCATCGATCCTGCTTCCTTCTCTTCATGGACTGGATACCGACCCAGCCCGGCCTAAAAAAACGACCCCCGGCAGCGGGCGAACCCGCGCCAGGGGGAGCGGCCCCATAGCCGCCCCGGTCGCAGAGGGCAAGCCCCCTGCCCAGCGTCATCGCATGCCGGCCGAAACCGGCATCGCGATTATGCGTCGACGTCTACCCGCTCGGGCGTCGCGTGGGTGTTCACCCGATCGACGACCTTCCAGGTCTTCAGCTTGGAGATCGGCGCAGTCTCTTCGATGCGCACGGTCTCACCGGCCTTGTATTCGTTCGCCTCGTCATGGGCGTGGTACTTCTTCGAGCGGCGGATGATCTTGCCGTAGAGCGGGTGCTTGACCTTGCGCTCCACGTTCACGACCACCGTCTTGTCGCCCTTGTCGGACACGATCAGTCCGGTCAGCACGCGCTTCGGCATGAAACGTATCCTTACTTGGCAGCCGCAGCGCTGGTGCGCTGCGCCTGCAGGGTCTTGATCCGCGCGATGTCGCGACGGACTTCCTTGACGCGGCTCGGCTTCTCGAGCTGATTCGTCGCCGCCTGGAAGCGCAGGTTGAACTGCTCGCGCTTCAGGTTGCCCAGGCTCTCGACGAGCTGGTCGTCGCTCTGGCCGTTGAAATCGGTCTTGGCCATTACTCGCCTCCGAGGTGCGAGGTGTCGCCCAGGCGGGCAACGACCTTGGTCTTGATGGGGAGCTTCATCGCGGCGCGCTCGAACGCTTCGGCGGCGAGCTTGCCGTCGACACCGTCCAGCTCGAACAGGATCCGGCCGGGCTTGACCCGGGCGGCCCAGAATTCCGGCGAGCCCTTGCCCGAGCCCATGCGGACTTCGGCAGGCTTCGACGAAACCGGCACGTCCGGGAACACGCGGATCCACAAACGCCCCTGGCGCTTCATGTGACGCGTGATCGCGCGGCGGGCCGCCTCGATCTGGCGGGCGGTGATCCGCTCCGGCTCCATCGCCTTCAGCCCGTACGAGCCGAAGTTGAGCGACGTGCCGCCCTTGGCATCGCCGTGGATGCGGCCCTTGAAGGCCTTGCGGAATTTGGTGCGCTTCGGTTGCAGCATGGTTATCTATCCTTAGCGGCGGTCGTCGCGCGCCGGGCGGACGCCGGAGGTCTGAGCCTCCATCATCAGCCGGTCGGTCGCCATCGGGTCGTGACCCAGGATCTCGCCCTTGAACACCCAGACCTTGACGCCGCAGACGCCATACGACGTGTGCGCTTCGGCCTCGGCATAATCGATGTTCGCGCGCAGCGTGTGCAGCGGCACGCGGCCCTCGCGGTAGCTTTCCGAGCGCGCGATTTCCGCACCGCCCAGACGACCGCCGCAGGCGACGCGGATGCCCTCGGCACCCAGACGCAGCGCGGACTGCACCGCACGCTTCATCGCACGGCGGAACGCGATACGGCGCTCCAGCTGGTCGGCGATCGACTGCGCGACGAGACGTGCATCGACTTCCGGCTTGCGGATCTCGACGATGTTGAGCGAGACGTCGGACGAGGTCATGCCGCCCAGCGTCTTGCGCAGCTTCTCGATGTCCGAGCCCTTCTTGCCGATGATGACACCCGGACGCGCGGCGAAGATCGAGATGCGGCACAGCTTGGCCGGACGCTCGATGACGACCTTGGAGATCGCCGCCTGCGGCAGGGTCTTCATGATGTACTGGCGGATCTTGAGATCCTCCAGCAGCAGACGGCCATAATCATGGCCTTCCGCGAACCAGCGGCTGTCCCAGGTGCGGTTGATCTGCAGGCGCAGACCGATGGGGTTGCTCTTCTGACCCATTATGCTTCTTCCTGCTCGCGCACGACGATGCGCAGACGGCTGAACGGCTTCAGGATGCGCGTCGACTTGCCGCGGCCACGCGTGGCGAACCGCTTCATCGTGATCGACTTGCCGACCGACGCCTCGGCGACGACGAGCGCGTCGACGTCGAGGTTGTGGTTGTTCTCGGCATTGGCGATCGCGCTGGCCAGCACCTTGCGGGCGTCGACCGCCATCGCCTTCTTCGAGAAGGCGAGGATGTTGAGCGCGTCGCCGGCCTTCTTGCCACGGATCAGACCCGCGACCAGGTTCAGCTTCTGCGCCGACCCGCGGATCTGGGTGCCGACGGACAGGGCCGACTTGTCGTCGACCTTGCGGGGGGACTGAGGCTTGCTCATCAGCGCTTGCCCTTCTTGTCAGCCGCGTGGCCCGGGAAATACCGGGTCGGCGCGAACTCGCCGAGCTTCATGCCGACCATCTCTTCATTGACGGTGACGGGCACGAACTTGCGGCCGTTGTACACGTTGAACGTCAGGCCGACGAACTGCGGCAGGATGGTGGAGCGACGCGACCAGGTCTTGATCGGGGCGCGGCCACCGGCATCCTGTGCCGTCTCCGCCTTCTTCAGCAGGCTCAGTTCGACGAACGGGCCCTTCCAAACAGAACGAGCCATCCTATCAGCCCTTCTTCTTCGCGTGGCGGCTGCGGATGATCATCTTGTCCGTCGCCTTGTTGTGACGGGTGCGCGCACCCTTGGTCGGCTTGCCCCACGGGGTAACCGGATGACGGCCGCCCGAGGTCCGGCCTTCACCACCGCCGTGCGGGTGGTCGACCGGGTTCTTCGCGACACCGCGGGTCAGCGGGCGCTTGCCCATCCAGCGGCTGCGACCGGCCTTGCCGAGGTTCTGGTTCTGGTTGTCCGGGTTGGACACCGCACCGACCGTCGCCATGCAGTCGCCATGGATGTAGCGCTGCTCGCCCGAGTTCAGGCGGACGATGACCATGCCGCGGTCGCGACCCACGACCTGCACATAGGTGCCGGCCGAACGCGCGATCTGACCACCCTTGCCCGGCTTCATCTCCACGTTGTGGACGATGGTGCCGACCGGCATCTGGCCCAGTTCCATGGCGTTGCCCGGCTTCACGTCGGTCTTCTTGCCCGCGACGATCTTGTCGCCGGGCGCCAGACGCTGCGGCGCCAGGATGTACGCCAGCTCTTCGTCGGCATATTTGACCAGCGCGATGAACGCGGTGCGGTTCGGGTCATATTCGAGCCGCTCGACGGTCGCCTCGACGTCCCACTTGCGACGCTTGAAGTCGACGTAGCGGTACTTCTGCTTGTGGCCGCCCGCGATGCCGCGGCTGGTCACGTGACCCTTGTTGTTGCGGCCACCGGACTTGCGCTTGCCTTCGGTAAGCGCCTTGACCGGCTTGCCCTTGTAGAGCGCCGACTTGTCGACGAGGATGAGGCCGCGGCGGGCCGGGCTCGTCGGGTTATAATGCTTGAGTGCCATGACCCTTAGATCCCCGTCGTCACGTCGATGGACTGGCCATCCTTGAGGGTGACGATCGCCTTCTTCATGTCCGACCGCTGGTAGGGGGCACCCTTCCAACGCTTGGTCTTGCCCTTCTGGACGATCGTGTTGACGCCCGTCACGGTGACGTCGAACAGAGCCTCGACGGCAGCCTTGATCTGCGGCTTGGTCGCATCGTTCGCGACCTTGAACACGACGGCGTTCTGCTCGGAGAGCAGGGTCGCCTTCTCGGTGATGTGCGGCGCGACGATCACGTCATAGTGACGGTTGTCGATCGCTGCCTTCTGCTGCTTAGCCATTAGTTGGCGCCTCCCGGGAGGGCGAAGCGCGCCTCCAGCTTCTCGACCGCCGCGCGGGTGAGCACCAGCGTGTCAGCCTTCAGGATGTCATAGACGTTGGCGCCCATCGCCGGGAGGATGTTGACCTCGCGGAGGTTGCCGGCGGCGAGCGCGAAGCTCGTTTCCACCGCGTCACCGTCGATGACCAGCGCGGTCTTGCCGAAGCCGAGCTTCGCCAGATCGCCCTTCAGCGTCTTCGTCTTGTTGCCGTCGACGACCAGGCTGTCCATGACGATCAGCGAACCCGCCTTGGCGTGGCTCGACAGCGCCATCTTCAGACCCAGCGCGCGGATCTTCTTGTTCAGCGACGGATTGAAGTCGCGAACGCGGGCACCGTGAGCCTTACCACCGCCGATGAAGACGGGCGCGCGGCGATCGCCGTGACGGGCGACACCGCCGCCCTTCTGGCGACCAAGCTTCTTGCCCGAACGTGCGACGTCGGCGCGCTCGCGGGTGCCACGCGCGGTGGCGCGACGCTTCTCCAGCTGCCAGGTGACGACGCGGTGCAGGACGTCGGCGCGCGGATCGAGGCCGAAGACCTCGTCGTTGAGCTCGACATCCGCCGCGGCGGAACCGGCGAAGGACTTGACTGCGACCTTCACTTGTTAGCCCTCCTGGCCAGCGGTGGCTTCCGGAGCGGGCTCGGCAGAAGCGACATTGTTGTTGGCGGCGCTCTTCAGCCCGGCGGGCATCGGCGCATCGGCGTGACGGGCGACCTTGACGGCATCCTTGACGAACAGCCAGCCACCCTTCGAACCGGGGACCGAACCCTTGACGAAGATCAGACCACGCTCGACGTCGGTGCCGACGATCTCGAGGTTCTGCTGCGTGCGGTTCTTGTCGCCCATGTGGCCGGCCATCTTCTTGTTCTTGAAGACGCGACCCGGGTCCTGGCGGTTACCGGTCGAACCGTGCGAACGGTGGCTGACCGAGACGCCGTGCGTCGCGCGCAGACCGCCGAAGTTCCAGCGCTTCATCGCGCCGGCGAAACCCTTACCCTGGGTACGACCCTGGATGTCGACGAACTGGCCAGCGACGAAGTGATCGGCCGACAGCTCGGCGCCGACGTCGAGGAGGTTGTCCTCGGTCACGCGGAACTCTGCGACGACCGCCTTGGGCTCCACCTCGGCCTTGCCGAAGTGGCCGCGCTGCGGCTTGGCGACATTCTTGGCCTTGGCGACGCCTGCGCCAAGCTGGACGGCCGTATAACCGTCGGTATTCATCTCGCGGCGGGCGACGACCTGCAAGCCTTCGAGCTGCAGGACGGTGACCGGCACGTGCCGACCGTCGTCCTGGAACAGGCGGGTCATCCCCATCTTCTTCGCGATCACGCCGGTGCGCATGATCCACACTCCTCACAGAGGCACGCCCGAACCATTCGAACGTGCGTGTCGACCCGGAAAATGCGAAGCGTGCCCCCGTCCCGGGCCGGTTGTCCTCTCAGCATTATGCTCAAGAACATGACGGGAGACGCTGCCCTGATCGTCGAGCGATCAGCGGTATCTCAAATGCCATCGCGCCGCGGGACCGGAGTCGACCGCAGCGCGTGGGCAGGCCATTAGGCCAACTTGATCTCGACGTCAACGCCGGCGGCGAGGTCGAGCTTCATCAGCGCGTCGACCGTCTGCGGGGTCGGCTGCACGATGTCGAGCATGCGCTTGTAGGTGCGCACCTCGAACTGCTCGCGCGACTTCTTGTCGATGTGCGGGCCGCGGTTGACGGTGAACTTCTCGATGCGCGTCGGCAGCGGAATCGGGCCGCGGATGAGCGCGCCGGTGCGGCGTGCGGTGTCGGCGATGTCGCCGGTCGCCTGGTCGAGAACGCGATGGTCGAACGCCTTGAGGCGAATGCGGATGTTGCTGTCCATGATCCCTACCGATGCCAATACGAGCACGACCCCGGCCGTCACCCCGGTCGCCATGATGGCGACGGAGCCTCGTGCCGCAGGCCGCAGGCCGGCGGGATGAGATCCCGATGCACCGCAAAGTGCGGCACCGGGACGGCGAGAAAGAGCCGAAACTCAAAAACTGAAGGCGCGCCCACTACAGGCGCCCTCATAAAAAGGCAATCGCCCGACTCCCCTTTTTTTAGGGAGCCGGGCGAAAAACCTGTTTCTCACCGGCGCGGCATGCGCGCCGGCAAGCGACTTACTTTTCGATCGCGCTCACGACGCCCGCGCCGACGGTACGACCGCCCTCACGGATGGTGAAGCGCTGGCCGACGTCCATGGCGATCGGCGCGATCAGCTTGATGCCGAGCGCGATGTTGTCGCCGGGCATGACCATCTCGGTGCCCTCGGGCAGCTCGACAGTGCCGGTCACGTCCGTCGTGCGGAAGTAGAACTGCGGACGATAGTTGGCGAAGAACGGCGTGTGACGGCCGCCTTCTTCCTTCGACAGCACGTACACTTCCGACTTGAAGTCGGTGTGCGGCTTGATCGAACCCGGCTTGCAGAGCACCTGGCCACGCTCGACTTCGTCGCGCGCGACGCCGCGGATCAGCGCACCGACGTTGTCGCCGGCCTGGCCCTGGTCGAGCAGCTTGCGGAACATTTCGACGCCGGTGACGGTGGTCTTGCGGACGGTCGGGTGGATGCCGACGATCTCGACTTCCTCACCAACCTTGACGATGCCGGTCTCGACGCGGCCGGTCACGACGGTGCCGCGACCCGAGATCGAGAACACGTCTTCGATCGGCATCATGAACGGCTTGTCGAGCGGACGCTCGGGCTGCGGGATGTAGTCGTCGACGGCCTGCATCAGCTCGAGGACGGCGTCCTTGCCCAGCTTCTCGTTCGAACCCGAGAGCGCACAGGTGGCCGAACCCTTGATGACGGGGATGTCGTCGCCCGGGAATTCGTACGAGCTCAGCAGCTCGCGGATTTCCAGCTCGACCAGCTCGAGGATTTCCTCGTCGTCGACGAGGTCGACCTTGTTCATGAACACGACCATCGCCGGCACGCCGACCTGGCGCGCGAGCAGGATGTGCTCGCGGGTCTGCGGCATCGGGCCGTCGGTCGAGGACACGACCAGGATCGCGCCGTCCATCTGCGCCGCACCGGTGATCATGTTCTTGACGTAGTCGGCGTGACCCGGGCAGTCGACGTGCGCATAGTGGCGGTTGGCGGTCTCATACTCGACGTGCGCCGTCGAGATGGTGATGCCGCGCGCGCGCTCTTCCGGCGCCTTGTCGATGTTCTCGAAGTCGACCTTCTCGGACAGGCCCTGGTCGGCCAGAACCTTGGTGATCGCCGCCGTCAGCGAGGTCTTGCCATGGTCGACGTGACCGATGGTGCCGATGTTCAGGTGCGGCTTGTTCCGCTCGAATTTTGCCTTAGCCATTTTCCTACCTTCTGATTCGAATTCGGTGCCGCCCGGGGCTACGCGAACGCGGCCCTTTAGCGGGAGTTTATCGGTAATGCCAGCCCTTGTGAGGGGGCGCCGACGACGGAGTAAATCCGCCGTCGGACGGGTCGACCGGGTCAACCCGCCGGCCGGCCTTTCGGCGTCTCAGGGACAGGTTGCCCCGCCCCCCGCGCGCCTCAGGCCATCTTCGCCTTCACCTCGTCCGCGACGTTCTGCGGCACTTCGTCATAGTGCGAGAACTGCATCGAGTAGCTGGCGCGGCCCTGCGTGAACGAGCGCAGCGAGTTCACGTAGCCGAACATGTTCGCCAGCGGGACCATCGCGGTCACCGCCTGCGCGTTGCCGCGCGTGTCGGTGCCCTGGATCTGGCCACGGCGGCTGTTCATGTCGCCGATGACGTCGCCGAGGTAATCCTCGGGCGTCACGACCTCGACCTTCATCACCGGCTCGAGCAGCGTGATGCCCGCCTTCTGCGCGCCTTCGCGCATCGCGCCGCGCGCGGTGATCTCGAACGCCAGCGCCGACGAGTCGACGTCGTGGTACGCGCCGTCATACAGCGTGATGTCGAAGTCAATGATCGGGAAGCCGACCAGCGAACCCGTCGCCGCCGTCTCGCGGAAGCCCTTTTCGATCGCGGGGATATATTCGCGCGGGATGTTGCCGCCCTTGATCTCGTCCTTGAAGACAATACCCTGGCCGCGCTCGCCCGGCGTCAGCTTCACCTTCACGCGGCCGAACTGGCCGGTGCCGCCCGACTGCTTCTTGTGCGTGTAGTCGATGTCGACGGGCTTCTTGAGGTATTCGCGATACGCGACCTGCGGCGCACCGACGTTCGCCTCGACCTTGAACTCGCGCTTCATGCGGTCGACGAGGATCTCGAGGTGGAGTTCGCCCATCCCCTTGATGATCGTCTGGCCCGATTCGTGATCGGTCGACACGCGGAACGAGGGATCCTCGGCGGCGAGGCGATTGAGCGCGATGCCCATCTTTTCCTGGTCGGCCTTGGTCTTGGGCTCCACCGACAGCTCGATCACCGGCTCCGGGAATTCCATGCGCTCGAGAATGATCGGATGCGCCGGATCGCACAGCGTGTCGCCCGTCGTCGTTTCCTTGAGGCCCGCAAGCGCGACGATGTCGCCGGCGCGCGCCTCTTCGATGTCCTCACGCGAGTTCGCATGCATGAGGAGCATACGGCCGATCTTCTCCTTCTTCTCCTTGACGGAGTTCAGGTAGCTGCCCTTGGTCAGCACGCCCGAATAGATGCGCGCGAAGGTCAGCGAGCCGACGAACGGGTCGTTCATGATCTTGAACGCGAGCGCCGAAAACGGCGCATCGTCGGACGAGGGACGCTCGTCCGGCGTCTCGCCGTCGATCTTGACGCCCTTGATCGCCGGCACGTCGAGCGGGCTCGGCAGGAAGTCGACGACCGCGTCGAGCAGCGGCTGCACGCCCTTGTTCTTGAACGCCGAACCGCAGACGACCGGCACGAACGCCATGTTGAGCGTGCCCTTGCGGATCAGCGCCTTCAGCGTCTTCGCGTCGGGCTCGTTGCCCTCGAGATACGCCTCCATCGCCTCGTCGTCCTGCTCGACGGCGAGTTCGATCAGCTCGTTGCGATACTTCGCCGCCTTCTCGACCATGTCGTCGGGGATCGGCTGATATTCGAACTTCGCGCCGAGCGATTCCTCGAGCCAGATGATCGCGCGGTTCTCGACCAGGTCGACCAGGCCCTTGAAGCCGCCTTCGATGCCGATCGGCAGATACAGGACCGCCGGCTTCGCGCCGAGACGCTCGATGATCGAGTTGACGCAGAAGTAGAAATCGGCGCCGGTGCGGTCGAGCTTGTTGACGAAGCACATGCGTGGCACGCCGTACTTGTCGGCCTGGCGCCACACGGTTTCCGACTGCGGCTCGACGCCGGCAACGCCGTCGAAGCACGCGACCGCACCGTCGAGGACGCGCAAGCTGCGCTCGACCTCGATCGTGAAGTCGACGTGGCCCGGCGTGTCGATGATGTTGATCAGATGCTCGGGGCCGTTGCCCTCTTCGGCCTTCCACTTGCAGGTGGTGGCAGCCGACGTGATCGTGATCCCGCGCTCCTGCTCCTGCTCCATCCAGTCCATCGTCGCGGTGCCTTCGTGCACTTCGCCGATCTTGTAGGACTTGCCGGTGTAATAGAGGATGCGCTCGGTCGTCGTCGTCTTGCCGGCGTCGATGTGCGCCATGATGCCGATATTGCGATAACGCTCGAGCGGATGGCTGCGGGCCATGATCGTGGTTTCCTTAGAGATGTGGGGAGCGCAGCGTGCCGCCGGCTCCCCACGATATAGGTCAAAGGTTTGGCGCTTCCAAGCCTTACCAGCGGTAGTGGCTGAAGGCGCGGTTCGCTTCGGCCATGCGGTGCGTGTCCTCGCGCTTCTTCACCGCGTTGCC
This portion of the Sphingomonas sp. FARSPH genome encodes:
- the rplC gene encoding 50S ribosomal protein L3; the encoded protein is MRTGVIAKKMGMTRLFQDDGRHVPVTVLQLEGLQVVARREMNTDGYTAVQLGAGVAKAKNVAKPQRGHFGKAEVEPKAVVAEFRVTEDNLLDVGAELSADHFVAGQFVDIQGRTQGKGFAGAMKRWNFGGLRATHGVSVSHRSHGSTGNRQDPGRVFKNKKMAGHMGDKNRTQQNLEIVGTDVERGLIFVKGSVPGSKGGWLFVKDAVKVARHADAPMPAGLKSAANNNVASAEPAPEATAGQEG
- the rpsJ gene encoding 30S ribosomal protein S10 — translated: MDSNIRIRLKAFDHRVLDQATGDIADTARRTGALIRGPIPLPTRIEKFTVNRGPHIDKKSREQFEVRTYKRMLDIVQPTPQTVDALMKLDLAAGVDVEIKLA
- the tuf gene encoding elongation factor Tu, with protein sequence MAKAKFERNKPHLNIGTIGHVDHGKTSLTAAITKVLADQGLSEKVDFENIDKAPEERARGITISTAHVEYETANRHYAHVDCPGHADYVKNMITGAAQMDGAILVVSSTDGPMPQTREHILLARQVGVPAMVVFMNKVDLVDDEEILELVELEIRELLSSYEFPGDDIPVIKGSATCALSGSNEKLGKDAVLELMQAVDDYIPQPERPLDKPFMMPIEDVFSISGRGTVVTGRVETGIVKVGEEVEIVGIHPTVRKTTVTGVEMFRKLLDQGQAGDNVGALIRGVARDEVERGQVLCKPGSIKPHTDFKSEVYVLSKEEGGRHTPFFANYRPQFYFRTTDVTGTVELPEGTEMVMPGDNIALGIKLIAPIAMDVGQRFTIREGGRTVGAGVVSAIEK
- the fusA gene encoding elongation factor G, whose product is MARSHPLERYRNIGIMAHIDAGKTTTTERILYYTGKSYKIGEVHEGTATMDWMEQEQERGITITSAATTCKWKAEEGNGPEHLINIIDTPGHVDFTIEVERSLRVLDGAVACFDGVAGVEPQSETVWRQADKYGVPRMCFVNKLDRTGADFYFCVNSIIERLGAKPAVLYLPIGIEGGFKGLVDLVENRAIIWLEESLGAKFEYQPIPDDMVEKAAKYRNELIELAVEQDDEAMEAYLEGNEPDAKTLKALIRKGTLNMAFVPVVCGSAFKNKGVQPLLDAVVDFLPSPLDVPAIKGVKIDGETPDERPSSDDAPFSALAFKIMNDPFVGSLTFARIYSGVLTKGSYLNSVKEKKEKIGRMLLMHANSREDIEEARAGDIVALAGLKETTTGDTLCDPAHPIILERMEFPEPVIELSVEPKTKADQEKMGIALNRLAAEDPSFRVSTDHESGQTIIKGMGELHLEILVDRMKREFKVEANVGAPQVAYREYLKKPVDIDYTHKKQSGGTGQFGRVKVKLTPGERGQGIVFKDEIKGGNIPREYIPAIEKGFRETAATGSLVGFPIIDFDITLYDGAYHDVDSSALAFEITARGAMREGAQKAGITLLEPVMKVEVVTPEDYLGDVIGDMNSRRGQIQGTDTRGNAQAVTAMVPLANMFGYVNSLRSFTQGRASYSMQFSHYDEVPQNVADEVKAKMA